In the Streptomyces sp. 3214.6 genome, CCGCACCATCTGACACCAGACGGATTCCCGCACCGGGGCCGGGCAGCCGCCCCGGGCTGCATCTGCAGGCACGCACACGAAGCAAGGAATCAACACGTCATGGAGAGGTACGACGACTTCGGGGAGGACGAGGACACCGGAGGGATAAAGGTGACCGTCCGTGTCCCGCTGGGCACCCGTCTGGCCCTGACGAGCGGCCTGGAACGGCACCAGGCTTGGACGCAGCAGCTGAAGGCACATCATCGGACGCAGCTGAAGGGGCTGACGCCCTCGCAGAAGGACACCCTGCGGGCCGAACAGCGCCAGACATTGGACGCCTTGCGCAGTCGCGGCAGCCTCCTGGACAAGAGGGACCTTCTGATTGCCTTCGGCTTGCGCCAGGAACTGCAGGCCCGGGGCTGGGACCGCTCCTGGGCCGGTGCGGAGGGGGAGGAGATCCCCACGGGGCTCCTCCCCGCCGCCCTTGTGAGCAGTTACCCCGAAAGCCTCTCTTTGTTCCTGCCGGCGACTGTCGTGGAACAGGTGCGTGCGGGGTGCTGGTCCTCCTCGAGGGATTCCATCCGCCGACTCCAAAAATGGCGTGCCGACTACTCCGCCGCCCTCCTGCAGTCGCGCGAGGGGCCGTCCGAGGCGGAGTACCGGCGTCTGGCCGCCGGTGTCACCACGACGGGAGAGGTCTACCGGGCGGGTATCCGTCGAGGGCTGCAGGCGGTGCTGCATGCCCCAACGCCGCCGCCGATTACGGCCCTTGCGCCGCGTTGAGGGGCTGGTGCGCCGACGGGGCTACAGGGCCTTGCAAGACGTCGAGGGCGAAGCTGCGACGCACCGAAGTGGCCGGGCGAGCGGCCGGAGGCCCATAGTCCCAGCATCCGTTTCGCGTGCGCGACCGGTCTCCTGTACGGCACCCTTACGGCTCCGCTGTGGCCCTGGGCGTGTCCCAGGCCATGCGGAGGAGGTTGAGCGCGGCGCGTTCTTCGTCGGTGAGTTCGTTGGGGGTGCGGCGGATGTGGTCGATCCAGGAGCCGAGCCGGAAGGGGCCTATCCAGTCGGTTTCGGTGTGCTGGCGGGGGACGTCGAGGTGGCCTTCGCGGGCGAGGTAGCAGGAGGCGGCGACCAGGCCGCGGCGGAAGTCGCGGCCTCGTTCGGTGCGGAAGGCTTCGGGGTGGATGCTGTCGACGTGTGGGGTGATGCCGATGTCGATCAGGAGCCTGGCTTGTTCGGCGCGGAGCTTGTCGAAGTTGTTGCGCTGGCGGTTGAGCCATTGCCCGAGCTTGAATCCGTCCAGGGTGGTGAAGGAGCCAGGGACATCCAGGCTGCCGCCCGCGGCGATGTGCGCTTTGGCGTGAGCGTAGGCACGCCGCCAGGTCAAAGGCCAGCCGGGGTTCCACCAGCGGTCGAGGGCGGCAAGCTGCTTAGCGTGGTCTTTGGGGAGGGTGTCGGAGTTGTCCTTCCTGCGGCACTCGGCGAGCCAGGCGCCGATGGGGTGGCCGCCTTGCGTGGCGTCGGTGGGTGCGGCGAGATGTCCGTGGGCGGCGGCGTAGGCGCGGGCGTGGTCGAGGATGCGGGTGAAGGTGTGGGCGGGGGTGCTCCACAGCATGCCGAGGGCATCGAGGGCTTCGGTGTGTTCGCTGGGCAGGCGGTCGGCCAGGTGCCGCAGGCGCTGGTTGCTGATCCACTCCCCCAGGGCAAAGCCGGTGTCGTCGTGGAAGGCGTGGGGGACATCGAGGTGATGGTGGTCGTGGTGGTAGCGGGTGGCTGAGGCCAGGCCGTCGTGCCAGGAGCCGGTAGCGGGCAGCGTGATCTCGAGCCCGAGGGCGAGGGCGACCTGCAGGGCGCGTTCGGCGCGGTTGTAGTGGACGGTTCGGCGCGGACCGCCGCCGTCCATGCGGCGGCTGCGGCGGGGCACGGCGATGTGGTCGAGGAAGCTGTCGTCGTGGGCCCTTAGGGCCTGGAGGATGGTGTAGATGCCTTCGAACTGCGAGTCGTGCAGGGCCTGTTCGGTGGCCCGTCCGTCGGGCAGGTAGACGGGCAGCACGAGGGTGGCCTTCTTACCGCGGCCGGGCACCAGACGCAGGGCGCGGCCGATGGCCTGGATGGCGTCGACGACGCTGTTGCGGGGTGCGGCGAAGACCACGGAGTCGATGGCGGGGATGTCGATGCCCTCGGCCAGGACCCGGACGTTGCTGAGCACTGAGCATCCGTCGGCGTTTTGGAAGTCGGACAGCCGGCTGCGGCGCTCGTCTATGCGCTGCGTTCCGTCAACCCAAAAAGCCTGCAGGTCGGGCCGCTTGAGCTGGACGGCGGTGTGGGGCAGGTCTTGGGAGAACGCTTCGGCTGCCTCAATGCGGTTGTGGAAGACGAGAACACGCTGCAGGTCGTGGTCGGTGATGGCGCGCAGGACGGCCACCTGCAGTGCGGCTGCCCGCAGGCCTCCGTGCTGCGGATCGAGGTGGGGCTTGCGGGTGAGGATGGCGTGCAGTTGTTTGTCGCCGACCACGGGCATCACGACCTGGTAGTCGGCGAGGAGTCCGCGTTCGATCGCCTCGGCCATGCCGAGGCGGTAGACGACGGGGCCGAAGATGTCGCGGCGGTCCATGGTGGCGGTGGGGGCGCCGTCCCACAGCCCGGCGGTGAAGATGCGGGGCGTGGCGGTCATGTAGAGACGTCGCCGGGCGGGGATGGCACGGTCGTCGTGGATGGCTCCCCAGCCCTCTTGGGTGCTCATGCATGTGCGGTGGGCTTCGTCCACGACGATGAGGTCCCAGGCCGGCAACTGGCCGATGTCGTGGGCGTCTTGCAGGCCCTGCAAAGACGCGTAGGTCACGAAGACCGTTGCGGGGCCGTCCTGTTCGGCGACGAGGCGGGGCAGGTCTGCCGGCCGTTTGACCATGCGGGCTGTGCGCCGGGGCAGGCCGCTGCGGGTCTGGCTCATCGAGGACAGGCCCACCATGAGGCCGGCGCGTCCGCCTTCGCGCCAGCGCCTGATGGTCTGGGTCAGCAGCTCCAGGGTGGGCACGGCCACCAGGACCCGTCCGTCCGCGGCGACATGGCGGGCGGTCGCCACCGCGGTGAGTGTCTTGCCGGTGCCGCATGCGGAGACGGCGGTCACGCGGCGTTCCCCTCTCGCGAAGGCTCCGGTGATGGCCGCGAGGGCTTCCTGCTGATGCGGGCGCAGCGCGAGAGACATGGCCGGGGGCTTCTCCTTGCGGGGGCGAATCCGGAACACGGGCACCGTAGTGGATCATTGGACGGCGCTCTCCAATTCCAGCCAGAATGAGCGGAGTTGGCGAAGAACCCGCCGTAAATGAGGGGCGGGCGGAGCAGGAGGGGTAACACATTGGCCGGGCGTTCGTTGGAGTCTTTGCAGGGCGGAGACGGCGAGAGCGAGATGCAGCCGCTACCGCGGCGGCTGCGGTTCATCGCAGAGGAGTCCACGAACTCGTTCGTGCACCGGCTGGCGGAGACCAACGGGCTCGATACCCGAGAACTGCTGTCCATGCTCGGTGCGGGGGATGCGCTCGTTCCCGAGCCGGAGTTCAGCGAAGTACATCTGAACGTGGCCGCGCACGGCAGGCTGGCCGCCTTGGCGGGATGCCGCACCGACGTCCTGGCACACGTGCTGCCCACGCTGCGCGCGCATCCGCTGCCCGATCCGGACGGTGCGCCGCCCCGCTGGGACGTCCCCAACCCGTGGGAGCCCGCCGGTGACTGCTTGGTGCGCGTGTGTGATCTGTGCGCGCTGGCCAAGCGGGCACGCCGGGATGCGTATGCGGTGTCGGCGGCCGGCTGGAGGGTGTGCGCCCGGCACCGGCGCTGGACGGACAACCTGCGAGAAGACGGGGTGACCTGCATCCCGCTCACGCCTGTTCCGGAGGTCCTGGCAGCTCACCTGGAGCGTGTGCGACTTGAGCGGCGGCTGGGGACCGGCGGTCGCATCGCGTTCGCGGACGCCTTCCACATCGCTGTCTTCTGGTGGAACCAGGCCGCCCAGGTTCCTCCCGCGTGGGCGGTGCGCCACCAGCAGCTCGGCCTCAAGAAGGGCAGCGACCGGCGGGTGGCTGCTTTGGTGGCCTACCCGGAGGTCGTCCAACTGGCCGGCGTTCTCGCGGCGCGGGAGCGCCGACGGCTGCGGGGCAGCTGGTCCCGCGCCCAGGACACCGACTGGCTGCGGGGCGTGCAGGCCCTGTTCGCCTCGTGGGAGCTGCGGGGCAGTTTCCCGATGGAGCCGGTGCTGCAGTGGGCGGCCCGGCATTCCGGGCGAGCGGACCTGCCCGGGCCGAAGCCGGTGCGGGGCCGTTATCGCCGCCTGGGCGCGTCGGGCCCCCACCCGCAGGTACTTCCCGCGGCTTCACTTGAGACCCTCACCTGCCTGCCCTGGCGGTTGGGCGACATAGAGGAGGCGCCGGCACATCTGTGGAGCGTGAGCAGCCGCGTCTGATGAGGGCGCAGCCGCAGGCGGGCGGGGTCGGGCTGCGGCAGCGGTCAGAGACCGAAGCCGATGTGGGAGACATAACGGTAGGCGCCGTGGTCAGAGCCGAGGCTGTCCGCGATGGCGTCCCAGGCCTCGTCCAGGGCTTGCTGGTCACCTGAGTTCCAGGCGTCCACGACCCGTCGCCAGTCGGTGCGGACATTGATCGTGCGGATGTTCAGGTCACGGCGCCGGTTGGGGGCGACATGCTGCTGGTCGACCGGAGAGATCTCGATGCGGGTGCCGCGGCCGTCGCGCCAGAGGCGCTGCTTGTAGTAGCCGACGAGGTTGTGGCGGCGGCAGGCCCAGAACGCCTGGTCGATCTTCTTCAGGTTGGCCGGCAGGGGGCGTTGCCGTGCCGTCATCCACCGGGCGATGGTCCGCTCGGTCACAGTGACCTGGGCCAGCCGTAACCAGGCAAGCCCCTGCTCGTCCCGGGCCAGATAGCGCAGGCGGACGGCCAAGCCCCTCGGATGACTGACCGGGAACAGACCCCTGCGGGCCGCCCGCTCGTCGAGCTGACGTGCCAGCGCGGCCCCGCCGGATATGCCGGTAGCGCCGTAGCGCCCGAACCCCTCTCCCTGCTGCGCGGGAGGCGGAGGGAGGGTCCCGCCTGTCGGGAGCGTCACAGGTTCCATGATTGGTCTTCCGCCTTGTCTGCCGTTGATGGTGATGGTGTGTCCGGCGTGATGAAGCTTCTCGTCCCCGAGGGACAGCAGGTCAGCGTGCCGTTTGCGCGGAGCGGGCGACGACAGGCCCGGGTAGGTTGTTCTCTCGCCCGGCGCGGGTGAGAGTGAGCCGAGCTGTTCGAGACCGCGCAGCAGGGTGGCGTCGGTACGGCCGCTGCGGTGGCGGGTACGGGCGTTCTCGAGCGCGCTGCCGGGGCGGACGCTGTCCTTCTGCCCTGTCGAGGGGACAGTGAGGTGGTCCCTGGGCTGGTGAAAGCGGCGGGCGGTGGCAAGCATCCGTGCCCTGGCGGCGGCAGCGGAGAGTGTGCCTGGCCCTCAAGGACGAAGGCGGTTTGCTGCGCCGTCGGCGGCCAGGTGGAGGCCGGGTCCGGGGTCTGAATGTGTCCGCCGGGTGCTGGGGCGGCATCAGGCGTTTCCGTGGACAGTGTAAGTCTCTTTGGCCTTGAGTTCGCTCAGGCCGTGTCCGGCGGTGAAGACTGCGCGCCAGTCACCGG is a window encoding:
- a CDS encoding DEAD/DEAH box helicase; this encodes MSLALRPHQQEALAAITGAFARGERRVTAVSACGTGKTLTAVATARHVAADGRVLVAVPTLELLTQTIRRWREGGRAGLMVGLSSMSQTRSGLPRRTARMVKRPADLPRLVAEQDGPATVFVTYASLQGLQDAHDIGQLPAWDLIVVDEAHRTCMSTQEGWGAIHDDRAIPARRRLYMTATPRIFTAGLWDGAPTATMDRRDIFGPVVYRLGMAEAIERGLLADYQVVMPVVGDKQLHAILTRKPHLDPQHGGLRAAALQVAVLRAITDHDLQRVLVFHNRIEAAEAFSQDLPHTAVQLKRPDLQAFWVDGTQRIDERRSRLSDFQNADGCSVLSNVRVLAEGIDIPAIDSVVFAAPRNSVVDAIQAIGRALRLVPGRGKKATLVLPVYLPDGRATEQALHDSQFEGIYTILQALRAHDDSFLDHIAVPRRSRRMDGGGPRRTVHYNRAERALQVALALGLEITLPATGSWHDGLASATRYHHDHHHLDVPHAFHDDTGFALGEWISNQRLRHLADRLPSEHTEALDALGMLWSTPAHTFTRILDHARAYAAAHGHLAAPTDATQGGHPIGAWLAECRRKDNSDTLPKDHAKQLAALDRWWNPGWPLTWRRAYAHAKAHIAAGGSLDVPGSFTTLDGFKLGQWLNRQRNNFDKLRAEQARLLIDIGITPHVDSIHPEAFRTERGRDFRRGLVAASCYLAREGHLDVPRQHTETDWIGPFRLGSWIDHIRRTPNELTDEERAALNLLRMAWDTPRATAEP
- a CDS encoding TniQ family protein; the encoded protein is MESLQGGDGESEMQPLPRRLRFIAEESTNSFVHRLAETNGLDTRELLSMLGAGDALVPEPEFSEVHLNVAAHGRLAALAGCRTDVLAHVLPTLRAHPLPDPDGAPPRWDVPNPWEPAGDCLVRVCDLCALAKRARRDAYAVSAAGWRVCARHRRWTDNLREDGVTCIPLTPVPEVLAAHLERVRLERRLGTGGRIAFADAFHIAVFWWNQAAQVPPAWAVRHQQLGLKKGSDRRVAALVAYPEVVQLAGVLAARERRRLRGSWSRAQDTDWLRGVQALFASWELRGSFPMEPVLQWAARHSGRADLPGPKPVRGRYRRLGASGPHPQVLPAASLETLTCLPWRLGDIEEAPAHLWSVSSRV